From one Gemella morbillorum genomic stretch:
- a CDS encoding tetratricopeptide repeat protein encodes MKEYQKAKVIFEKLLSEYPDRMRLLLCIAYCEVYLGNKEEAIYYLKKVEVGQDEKYYLTTDDIADYQVFEAYYVLGEYDLFLEECEKVILDYYFADWEHYYYTLWLKNKYEKFYECVSKYKDEILQNIEETKMDDDFSCEEEKQDYIKSYEEDLEKLITMSNKIQNENYKPIIKLELYPEYGCFLVDCIRHNF; translated from the coding sequence ATGAAAGAATATCAAAAGGCAAAAGTTATTTTTGAAAAACTATTATCAGAGTATCCAGATAGAATGCGCTTGTTGTTATGTATTGCTTATTGTGAAGTATATTTAGGCAATAAGGAAGAAGCAATCTATTATTTAAAAAAAGTTGAAGTAGGGCAAGATGAGAAGTATTATTTAACTACTGATGATATTGCAGATTATCAAGTTTTTGAAGCTTATTATGTTCTAGGAGAATACGACTTATTTTTGGAAGAGTGTGAGAAAGTAATTCTTGATTATTACTTTGCTGACTGGGAACATTACTATTACACACTTTGGCTTAAAAATAAATATGAGAAATTTTATGAATGTGTAAGTAAGTATAAAGATGAAATACTTCAAAATATAGAAGAAACGAAAATGGATGATGATTTTTCTTGTGAAGAAGAGAAGCAAGATTATATTAAAAGTTATGAAGAAGATTTAGAAAAATTAATAACAATGTCTAATAAAATTCAAAATGAGAATTATAAACCTATAATTAAGTTAGAACTATATCCTGAATATGGTTGCTTCTTAGTTGATTGTATTAGGCATAATTTTTAA
- a CDS encoding DUF2004 domain-containing protein, producing the protein MTTLWYDSGYEFKVGVLDTFAEFLRNSENYFEKAKEALKCYLKEDDQYIVFHEEELELDISDEICEFVKQMKVELISLWAGENFISVDFMINPEESDQILCVKFNDGLEVESIDWES; encoded by the coding sequence ATGACGACACTATGGTATGATAGTGGTTATGAATTTAAAGTAGGAGTTCTTGATACATTTGCTGAATTTTTACGCAATAGTGAAAACTATTTTGAGAAAGCTAAAGAAGCTTTAAAATGTTATTTAAAAGAGGATGATCAGTATATTGTTTTTCATGAAGAAGAATTGGAATTAGATATATCAGATGAAATTTGTGAATTTGTAAAACAAATGAAAGTAGAATTAATTTCGCTATGGGCTGGGGAGAACTTTATTAGTGTTGATTTTATGATTAACCCAGAAGAAAGTGATCAAATTTTATGCGTGAAATTCAATGATGGTTTAGAAGTAGAAAGTATAGACTGGGAGAGTTAA
- a CDS encoding O-acetylhomoserine aminocarboxypropyltransferase/cysteine synthase family protein: protein MTNYNTNTICVQGGYEPKNGEPRVVPIVQSTTYKYESSQKMGDLFDLKDSGYFYTRLANPTNDAVANKICQLEGGVAAILTSSGQAANFYAILNIAKAGDHVIASSAIYGGTYNLIAKTMKDMGIESTFVEPDISVEELEEKFQPNTKLVFGETLSNPSLNILDIEKFANVAHKHGVPLIVDNTFPTPIFCRPFEWGADIVTHSTSKYMNGSANAVGGVVVDSGNFDWVKYSEKFPGLTTPDETYHGIVYTESFGKAAYITKMTTNLMRDLGSIPSPQNSFYLGVGLETLHLRMERHFENALELAKHLESHPKVSWISFSGLENDSQHELAEKYLPNGSCGVISFGVVGGREAAVKFMDSLKLASIVTHVADTRTCVLHPASTTHRQMNDEELLAAGVSPDLIRMSVGIEDIRDIVADINQALEQIN from the coding sequence ATGACAAATTATAATACAAATACAATATGTGTACAAGGTGGATATGAGCCAAAAAATGGTGAACCAAGAGTGGTTCCAATAGTGCAATCTACAACTTATAAATATGAATCATCACAAAAAATGGGTGATTTATTTGACCTAAAGGATTCTGGTTACTTTTATACAAGACTGGCTAATCCTACAAATGATGCAGTAGCAAACAAAATATGCCAGCTTGAAGGTGGAGTAGCAGCTATATTAACATCATCAGGACAAGCAGCTAACTTTTATGCTATATTAAATATAGCTAAGGCAGGGGATCATGTTATAGCCTCTTCTGCTATCTATGGTGGAACATATAACTTAATAGCTAAGACTATGAAAGATATGGGTATTGAATCTACTTTTGTGGAACCAGATATTTCAGTAGAAGAATTAGAAGAGAAATTTCAACCTAATACAAAATTAGTTTTTGGTGAGACATTATCTAACCCTTCGCTAAATATCTTAGATATAGAAAAATTTGCAAATGTAGCTCATAAACATGGAGTGCCATTAATAGTTGATAATACTTTCCCTACTCCTATATTCTGTAGACCTTTTGAGTGGGGTGCTGATATTGTTACACATTCAACTTCAAAATATATGAATGGTTCAGCAAATGCAGTTGGTGGTGTAGTAGTAGATTCAGGAAACTTTGATTGGGTAAAATATAGTGAAAAATTCCCAGGATTAACGACTCCCGATGAAACGTATCATGGAATTGTCTATACTGAAAGTTTTGGGAAAGCAGCATATATTACAAAGATGACAACGAATCTGATGCGCGATTTAGGATCTATACCTTCTCCACAGAATTCATTTTATCTTGGCGTTGGATTAGAAACATTACATTTACGAATGGAAAGACATTTTGAAAATGCTTTGGAGCTTGCTAAACACCTAGAGAGTCATCCTAAAGTATCTTGGATTTCCTTTTCAGGACTAGAAAATGATAGTCAGCATGAATTGGCAGAAAAGTACTTACCAAACGGATCTTGTGGAGTTATATCGTTTGGTGTTGTAGGTGGAAGAGAAGCTGCAGTTAAGTTTATGGATTCTTTAAAACTAGCTTCAATAGTTACTCATGTGGCTGATACAAGAACTTGCGTACTTCATCCTGCGTCTACTACACATAGACAGATGAATGATGAAGAGTTATTGGCTGCTGGAGTATCACCAGATCTTATTAGAATGTCTGTAGGTATAGAGGATATTCGTGATATCGTAGCTGATATAAATCAAGCTTTAGAACAAATAAATTAA
- a CDS encoding YfbM family protein codes for MGIIANYQYLSDTNLQELKSFYAEVDDIFEEVEDWNDEAEILLDIDKMWDALHFVLTGVSCSEPIENNALSEAVVGVFPIDGIEEYISYIEKSRIKNIVFALDNFDIEKALETFSMEECKEAELYPNIWGYEEETDEIKEEIMDYFQDMKDFYKQVLEEDGNVLVTIY; via the coding sequence ATGGGAATAATAGCAAATTATCAATATTTAAGTGATACGAATTTACAAGAACTTAAATCTTTTTATGCAGAAGTAGATGATATTTTTGAGGAAGTTGAAGATTGGAATGATGAAGCTGAGATACTTCTTGATATCGATAAGATGTGGGATGCTCTTCATTTTGTACTTACAGGAGTAAGTTGCAGCGAACCTATAGAAAATAATGCTCTTAGCGAAGCAGTTGTTGGAGTATTCCCTATTGATGGTATAGAGGAATATATTAGTTATATAGAAAAATCAAGAATTAAAAATATAGTTTTTGCTCTTGACAATTTTGATATAGAAAAAGCTTTAGAAACTTTTAGTATGGAAGAATGTAAAGAAGCGGAATTATATCCAAATATCTGGGGTTATGAAGAAGAAACTGACGAAATAAAAGAAGAAATAATGGATTATTTTCAAGATATGAAAGATTTTTATAAACAAGTGTTAGAAGAAGATGGGAATGTATTGGTTACAATTTATTAA